A window of Seriola aureovittata isolate HTS-2021-v1 ecotype China chromosome 17, ASM2101889v1, whole genome shotgun sequence genomic DNA:
tattatatatatatataaatgtaatactGTTAATATGTCCTATCAATCAAGTTAGACAGACAAGGATTACCCCCTGAAATCCTCTCCTTCTTTTAATGTAGTTTGAGTCAACAGTGTTTTCAAATTCAGTGAAATTCTTGCTGTTCTCTGTCGTCTCTACAGATGCTGAAGCAGTGTGTCCTCTCTCCAGCCACTCTGGAGGTGATGCTGAACTCATATACATCTGTCCCTCCCTGTGAATGGATGGACTCTCTATCCGCTGCGATATATGAGGTGAgctctctgcttcttctcttcttctttatcATCCAGGGTTctagtttttgtgtttgtccctCTCTGCCTCAGGAGCATCGGCCTTTCTTTAAGTTGGTGCGTGAGCGGAGCGTGCAGCCTCGCTCTCTGCAGCATCTGTGTCGATGTGCCATACGCCTGCACCTCGGAGCCCAGTGTTACTCAGCAGTCAGTAAACTGGACATTCCCAGCTCTGTGAGGGATTATCTGCTGTTGTGTATCGACGGGAGGCTCCAGTGACTTCATGTTGTATACATGATCCAACAGGATGGTGCTGTTTCATAAACATTGTCTGAAATTGACTAATAAAAACCtgattctgttattttattttttaaactaacaCTTGTTTTTGCCAACTTTATTATAACTTTAGTCTTATTGATGTTACTTGTTGTTTGGACAATGTATAACTtcaaaaattacaatatttccTTGTGGACTTTCtggaagaaaatacaaataaactgaCGTTTACAACCTGGTTGATTATTATTCATCTTCCATATATTCAGGTTTGGTTTGgtactttttatttaacattaattttTGCACTAATAATTCACAGTGCTAATAATATAAAGCTTATGATATGCTTTTGTTATTGTCTATACAAGGAAAAAATTAACCCTAACATATTTACTCAAACATTGTACATATATGTGAGATTGAGGTACTTTGAGTTTTTCCATTTAATATTACTGATATTATATGATGctgataaatacatttttgctgataatacttgtGCACTTTAACTTAGCTTTAATACAGGGTTTATTTGTAATAGTGTTCTTACATTTTGATATTGCTACTCTATTTACTCCATGAATACAACTCGAGGGCTGCTAAAGATAATGGATTGGCTATAACCTTGTAAATAGCTAGTcgataaaaaacatatttccattGGTCTAGTCTAACACACAAAACTGCTATTACCTTTCTGTGGGTTGTTTACAGTTGTTACTGTATGAGCAGGAGCAACAGAGGCAACCCGTTACCAAAACAAGCGCTCCCTCCCCGGGAGATGACGTCACGCATTCTCCTCAGTGTTTATTATGTGGTATTTGAGTAGCAACTTCTGACTAGCATTCAGCCTCGTTTTCAAACATGCTCTGATTTTCCAGCAGGCAGGTAAGATCATATGGTTTCTATGCTGCAAAACGTCCACACAAATCATCATGCTCGGTTTGTTAAAACCGCTGCGACGAATCAAACCGAGGAGCGAGAGTCGTAAACAGCCGAAGGTCGTTTTTCAGTTAGCAGGGTGGGCTAGCTTACAAGCTAGCTTAGCTGGCTAACTGTTCGGTTGGAACAACGGGTAAACTACAACATAAAAAGTTAGAAGCGCAACAGACGAGCTTTCATAACAGCACACGTTTCCTAAAAGGTTGACTGTCGAGTATAACGACGAACAGGACGggagaaaacacagctgacaCAGGTTTGAGTAGCTGGATGGTTGAACCTAGCATCACAGCTACAAGTAACAGCTGTTGACTAGCCCTTATAGCTGCTGCGGATCTTTATGCAAAGTAGTTTTCACCTTAAACGACTTTGTACTCGGTAATGCCTCATAAAAGATAACCGTCTGCCAGCAATCCTGATTGTAATAAGAACATCTGGCTGTGAACTACTGTctttatactatgtttttatgtgagGAGACAGGCAAACGTGAAGAAAACCGAGGTTTGTGTAATTCATGTTTTTGAGTAAAGTAGCTTTGTCCTCATTATCTCAGTTTGCTcgatcaaaacataaaaattttTACCTGTTGCAAAGTTACAGCTTTTCCCGTAACCCTTTTCcttccaaaaacaaaagaaaaaggaatcaAAGTttacatcatctttttttttctactgtcaTTATACACGCCGTGGGTGGGACTTAAGGATAAATATGTACAGGTTATATTGTTATGATTATCTATATTATTTAGAGTTAATCAGTTAACAGTTAAATTAATCAGACTAGTTCGATAATCTTCATCTTTTTGATggtaaactaaatatctttgggttttggagtGCTGGATGGACAGAACTGGCAATTTTAGGTCGCTGCTTTGGGTAATTACACTTGGCCACTTTACTATTTTCTAacaattaatagattaattgactcagattaatcaataatgaaattaatcatcAGTCATAGGGAATGCCTTCTTGGTAAATCCAGTGAATTTGAAAACGTGATGAAACAAGGTATTTTGTCACACATGCGCAAAAATCCTTTGAATCTGGACTTACCATAAAACAGTCCTGTTGCTCACTAATAAACAACATTGTCCACAATGACCTAACACAACCAGAGATAAAGGGGCAAATACCATGGTGTGAATCAGATTGCAACTTCCCTAACAGCTGATACATTTAGTTTGAGTTACAGTACATGTATTGTTATGTATCGCCCAGCCTTGCCATGTTGTTTGTGGTagggttatttttatttattttttattttattttatttatagagcgcATTTCATGCACAAGGCAGACACAATGCGCTTTACAgcatacaacaaaacaataaaaaaaaaaaacaatacaaatagcACAGAGTagacaagcgcacacacacacgttcaatcAAACGCTGTTAAGAGGAGAAAAGTTTTTaacctatttttaaaaagattgacTGACGGGGCAGTCTTTACTGCCTCAGGCAAACTGTTCCACCTGCGTGGGgcataaacagaaaatgcagcctccccttcctgagttttGGTGCGGGGAATGACTAGTGTACTAGTGTTTGTGGACCTGAGGGATCTTACTGGTGTGTAGGTAATTAGCATGTCTGTTAGGtactgggttagggttaggagaGGCTTTAATCTTGCTCAATGTTGGGACGCTGCTTTACAGATTGTAAAGCCCATGTTTTTctcatgtgtttgtctttatcagGTGTGGAGGACAGAGATGGCAGTGTGTGCACTGACCATGTTGGatgggatggaggaggaggtaacAGCAGCAGGTGGCGTGTTGCTCCTGGTCCTGGCCCTCATCTTGGCTTGGCTCTCCACTCATGTGGCTGATCGGGGAGACCACATACTGGGCACCATCCTCACTGTGGGTGCTCATGCCTCTCTGATCGGACTGGGAGGTCACGACAGCTACGGTGGAGGGTCTCCCAGCACTGACACCCCTGAACAGCAGACTCCTGCACCTTCACAGGAGAACAAGCCAGATGATGGCGAGCAAGggactgagagaggagagggggagggagcaGAGGGTGTTAGGACAGATCTGCTCCTGGACATTCAGAGCAAACAACCGCAGACTGGAGGTCTACATActtctgatgaggaggatgaagaagttgacgaggaggaggaggaggagtcgtCACTAGAAGAGGaagataaaaatgttataaagtCTATGCCAGCTTTGACCAATACCATTTCCACATCCATCACAACTTCTTCTACCACTTCCATTTCTGTCCGACTTAAGTTTTTAAATGACACGGAGGAGGTGGCTGTTGTAGAACCAGAGGATACAGTGGGAGTACTGAAAAGGTTGGTAAACATCCACATATAAACTTCAAGCATTAATCTTAAACATGTCTTTTAATGGCTCTTGTCTCTcacctcttttcctctccagtAAATACTTCTCAGGTCGGGAGCATCAGATAAAACTGATCTACCAAGGCCAGTTGCTGCAGGATCCCAAGAAGACTCTGTTATCGTtaaacatcacacacaacaGCGTGATCCACTGCCACATCTCCCAGGTTCTGCATGAGGCCAGTGCAGAGGAAGGGGCACAGCCTGGAGCAGGAGTTGGGTCTGGGGTCTCTGGGGGATTCAGAGCTGCAGGTGTGGCCATCAGCACCAGCAGCCTGGTGGTGCCTGTGTTCGTGGTGATACTGGCTGTGGTGTGGTACTTCCGCATCAACTACAGGCAGTTCTTTACAGCTCCTGCGACCATCTCCCTCGTGGGAGTCActgttttcttcagctttctGATATTTGGGATGCACAGCCGCTGAAAAGGCAGAGATGGCACACGCTTACAGCTGAATGTTTTGAGgtacaataaaaataactataGCTGGTGGGTGAGTGTCCAGAGAGACGGACTAATCAAAAAAAGGTCCTCGGTGCAGATACCACAGCTGATaggagtgtgagtgagtgagtgtgtggatgGTTAGGTGAGCCTGTTTGTGCATCTaccaagataaaaaaaaaaagagtgattgtacagtatatatggGTAAATAATAATCTGCAGTGAGTGAAATTCTGCTTAAACTGAACCATAATTTAGCTTCTCTTCAAACCTGACTTAGTGGTTCACACCATGTTTTAACAGTCTGGCTTtatcttgtctgtttttcttgttgttagtccagtttctgtgttttaaaaaactTAACTGATAGATGCAAGAATCTAAAATCTTTTGGAACCACTCactgttgtgctgtgtgtgccaGTTTGACTCTTAGTACCATTATTTTGTGTTATATGAATGATTCAAGTTCTTTATAAGCAAATATAAACTATACAGCTGCCTCGGTGCTAGGCTGAAAAGTTCAGATATTTTTGTTGCTCAGCAATGTTGCTATGTAGAAACGGGCTAATTTAAATAATCAGTTAGACGTGACAGAGACTTTTTGAGAAGATATTGtaaatatattgtgtattttctgtaaataaaatgatcGAATGAATCAGATGAACCTGCATCTGGCACTTAAAGATTTGGAGGGGGATATCAAACCCTCCTGATTATGCTGGACTGCTCTGGCTTCAGTGATGTCTCAAATTAAAGCATTTCAAACCAAACCTGTTTCACTATCTGTTCATGGTCTAAAGAACTCAGTCTCTGAGTAcgctttgtgtttatttatatacaaaCATCAGTATGCATGGCAGTGAAGAAAAATAACCTATGCATCACATTATGTTGAGATACGACAGtcattcacacatgcactcatttgtgcttgtgcatgaaaatatattgaaaaCCTACAACATTGCATTCTCTGTCATTGCACTCGCACAGATACACAAAGAGCCACAAGAGAACATCAGCTGTTAGCTTCATTCACAAAAGGTGGCTGGAGAATCAGATCATATCTAAGTATCTCAATAACTTCTTTTATCTTTAGTGCACATCACAAGACTACTGCAAAAGACTCAAAAGGGCACAATCAAATTTACTGCAGACcctgacaaacatgaaaaagtaGTTAGCCATAGAGGAAATTAAATCATTTCTGAAATGTACAACTGAATGTGCTTGACCTGAGGGAGTGTACAAAAAtgattgggtttttttttcatagaaaGGAAATGTGATGTGGGCTCAGATGGGGGGATATTAATAATCAAACACGTATTTTAAATTTGCTGTAGCATGATATGCTTAAAGAAGAACAGGTTTAGAGATTTCAGCATTGATggacaacatcaacaaaaaaaactccatCTGCAGTCTAAAGGAATAATCTTCTAATGCCCTGGAATTTTTTGTTACCCTATCCACTTGGACCTATGTCTATTCTGTTCttcaaaactgacaaactgatCGTACTATTGAGACATGACTATTGTTCGCTGTATACAGCCAAACACACTTGTATGACCCAGCCTTGTTTTTGATGTCACTATTTGCGCTGTTGTTTGTCTTGTCTCTCaagagtaaatgaaaaaaaaaaaaaaaaaattttggaGTGGGAAAATTTAATTCTTTCAAATATTCAatcccaaaaacaaaacaactccCCCTTCTTGTCTTCCCCAAATTATTTTTGTACAGTTCCTAAGTTTTACAATTCACTTCTGAGTCTACAACAAAAACTGCAACAGGAAAGTCTTTGGGTTTGTCAAGccaatttataaaaaaaaaaaaaaaaagctctaagAAGAAATACTGCATCTCACCTCTAAAGCGTGTAATACATCTTACAACTTTTACACCGGACATTGTTGGTTATAGGCTTACAAGATGCAGACTTACCACCCATGATCATGAATGataagcagagctgcagcactgATCTACTTATATGTAGAAACTGAGTGAAAATACACAAGCCAATTTTgtactgaagaaagaaaagagttatGGTGGATTCATGATTCAATTTCCATCTCATGTCATacatacatgtactgtacatgtgccCTAAAAGCCTATTGGctaatcaaatatcaaaatctgcatttacacacaaataatataCACATCACTTAATAGGCAGTGACAAATAAAGACTTAAATATATTGTtgatgtaaacagaaaaaagttaaatatttaaaatggcACATActttcacaaaaatgtcacattctAGGATGCATAGttttgtgaaaatataaatgattacacacatgcacaccctttaaccacacacatacacacacagtacacgaAAAAGTGACGTTCACGCTGAATTTAAGTCAGCATACAgaggcgcgcgcacacacacatacacacacacaaactgtgcaaTACAATGCTAGAATTAAAAAGCCACTGATGAGTACTCCAGTATACGTGTGTCAAGTGTCAAATTTAAAGCAGTTAAAAGTCCACGCTTCCTCACAACCAAGTTGAAGTGAACACAGAGTCAAAAAAAAGGAGGGACAGGTCACAAGGCCGCAAACAATGACAGAGTACCTGAAGGTTTCAGAAAGCCACATTTAAGATTTCAACTTTTTCATGCCTTTGAGGAAAAGGTCTGGAGCcaaaaaagccttttttttttttttttttttactgactaTAGGAAATCAGAAGTAGGTGGACAAATCAAGACTGCCAATCGGCCTTTTTAAGAGCAGGTATTTTGACTAGTCACAGCAGGACGAGCACAGGAGTAATTAATTCTGTTGACTAAGGCTGTGTTCCATTTAAGTGTATCAGTACACACATCAGTgagcaaacatacacactgacagaacCCTGAATTTAGGAAGGCTGAAGGCTcttattaatattaacattataaATTACACCAGAGGTTTTCCTCCTAAATCGAGTCAAAAttgttgctgtgaaaaaggccatTCACAGTGTCTCTTCAAGAGAAAAGTAATTTAGCTTTTCCAGCATAAAATGAAATCGAGGTTATTCCTATTATATTGTACAGCTCAGTTTTAATTGTGAATTTGAAAGACAATTCTCTACTTTAGCTGATCAACAGAGACAGATTGTAGTGATCATGTCATTTAATACAAATTCTGGAGCTGCTTCATCTATATGGTCAAAACTATGTGGACACCTCAGTCCACACTCCTTTGTATACATAGTCGGGGGCTGTTTTCATGATTGGAGCCATGTCCGTTACTTACAATCAAAGGTAATCTAAATTTACAACAAAGTGATATTTTGGACAATAATGTGCTTCTGACTTGAGACAGTTTGGGAAAGAATTTTTCCCTGTTTCAAAATGACGAAAGCCTTGAGCACTAAGCCAGGTCCAATAAGAGATGGTTTTCAATTTAGTTTGGTGTGCACAGATCCCTGACCTCAGCCTAATCCAACACTTTCAGGATGAAGTGGAACACAGACTGTGAGCCAGGCCTTATCACCAAACATCAGTGTTGGATCTCACTAATGCTTTTGTGGCTAAATGGGATCATCTCTCTACAGCCAGGTTCTAAAATCTGATGGAT
This region includes:
- the tmub2 gene encoding transmembrane and ubiquitin-like domain-containing protein 2 translates to MAVCALTMLDGMEEEVTAAGGVLLLVLALILAWLSTHVADRGDHILGTILTVGAHASLIGLGGHDSYGGGSPSTDTPEQQTPAPSQENKPDDGEQGTERGEGEGAEGVRTDLLLDIQSKQPQTGGLHTSDEEDEEVDEEEEEESSLEEEDKNVIKSMPALTNTISTSITTSSTTSISVRLKFLNDTEEVAVVEPEDTVGVLKSKYFSGREHQIKLIYQGQLLQDPKKTLLSLNITHNSVIHCHISQVLHEASAEEGAQPGAGVGSGVSGGFRAAGVAISTSSLVVPVFVVILAVVWYFRINYRQFFTAPATISLVGVTVFFSFLIFGMHSR